The following are from one region of the Candidatus Hydrogenedentota bacterium genome:
- the secD gene encoding protein translocase subunit SecD encodes MKSHLYRSVLIWITIVASVVLMWPTIGWMLLPDDEAYVAYSGLPEAERAQAEKLEPQPGTRQARLEQWKQEDRDPARRNANAFKKFWYRVVRWAQCDRNMVINLGLDLQGGIHMVVGFDLRELSLAEKQEVVRKYYSDEDVESLSEEELDSRLDDVRPAVQDTIQQQIERRINEFEAQEPVIQKLGENQIQIQLPGEKDVDRAIRLIKRTAILNFHLVAGADESYPIFGAISKAFPGEFSAFLNKTRPGQPLTLPAENFEIVRDVLVRAKAQGVIPAEKEVLFSPPPKPGEPQEYTLFCVDSEPIQRGEGLRRAVASPDNSNPGYWQILFQLDNASGAHFGEVTGQNIGRPMAIVVDNVVLSAPTIRDRITTSGQITGNFTGDEARDLSIALNSGSMAVPIREEFTRIIGPSLGADSVRAGVISSLTGLLAVAIAIAAYYTSAGVIAVISLVLNALYIVALMAYFNLTLTLPGIAGLILTIGMAVDSNVLIYERIREELRRGHSLAASVEAGFRRAGVTILDANVTTLLAALILYQFGTGPVKGFSVALSIGVCTTVFCALVVCPAMFDFMLGRGLMKKITMLSMIKPDTRIPFMKYRVASAAVSLVIIAIGLGMFWYRGQDNFGVDFTQGSNVDLTIVADRDIEAGEVRAALDAAGFTSPTVQESGLATDFNRFLIRVGDISVAPAASLTESADAEAAPAEATPAEAAPAEAPPAEAAPSGSSEAQEPESNPNTGEIVAETAATEVPAAELGTVGERIRLALAPLAKDGAYANVKMNGNEQTVGPAVGRQLQVDAIWATVVSWVFMIIYLWLRFEFRFAVGAVAALVHDVLVTVGFLALSGREISMTVVAAILTIIGYSVNDTIVIFDRVRENMQLYRGKGYKFLDLLDVSVNETLARTLLTSLLTLLTVVVLYFFGGESLNDFAFALVVGMVAGCYSTIFIASPVVYYWQRLFSRAEVVAEPGKGGEPQGRNARRSRSRGRSA; translated from the coding sequence ATGAAAAGCCATTTGTATCGTTCCGTGCTCATTTGGATAACGATTGTTGCGTCGGTCGTCCTGATGTGGCCGACCATCGGCTGGATGCTCCTGCCGGACGACGAGGCCTATGTGGCCTATTCGGGCCTGCCGGAAGCGGAGCGGGCCCAGGCCGAGAAACTGGAACCGCAGCCGGGAACACGACAGGCGCGGCTCGAACAGTGGAAGCAGGAAGACCGCGACCCGGCCCGGCGCAATGCCAACGCGTTCAAGAAATTCTGGTACCGCGTCGTGCGCTGGGCGCAGTGCGACCGCAACATGGTCATCAACCTCGGGCTGGACCTCCAGGGCGGCATCCACATGGTGGTCGGCTTCGACCTCCGGGAACTCTCGCTTGCGGAAAAGCAGGAGGTCGTGCGGAAGTACTACTCCGATGAGGATGTCGAGAGCCTGAGCGAGGAAGAGCTGGACAGCCGCCTGGACGATGTCCGCCCAGCGGTCCAAGACACCATTCAACAGCAGATAGAGCGCCGAATCAACGAGTTTGAGGCGCAGGAACCGGTTATCCAGAAGCTGGGCGAAAACCAGATTCAGATTCAGTTGCCCGGCGAGAAGGATGTGGACCGGGCCATACGTCTCATCAAGCGCACCGCCATCCTGAATTTCCATCTGGTGGCGGGTGCGGATGAGAGCTACCCGATCTTCGGCGCGATTTCCAAGGCCTTTCCGGGCGAATTCAGCGCGTTTCTCAACAAGACGCGCCCCGGCCAGCCCCTGACGTTGCCGGCGGAGAACTTCGAAATCGTGCGGGACGTGCTGGTGCGGGCCAAGGCGCAAGGGGTCATCCCGGCGGAGAAAGAGGTTTTGTTCAGCCCGCCGCCGAAACCGGGCGAGCCGCAGGAATATACGCTGTTCTGTGTGGATAGCGAACCCATCCAGCGCGGCGAAGGTTTGCGGCGTGCCGTAGCGTCGCCGGACAACAGTAACCCAGGGTATTGGCAAATCCTCTTCCAGTTGGACAACGCTTCGGGCGCGCATTTCGGCGAAGTGACCGGCCAGAACATTGGCCGTCCCATGGCCATCGTGGTGGACAACGTGGTTTTGTCCGCGCCCACGATTCGTGACCGGATTACGACCAGCGGCCAGATTACCGGCAATTTCACGGGTGACGAGGCGAGGGACTTGTCCATCGCGCTGAACTCCGGGTCCATGGCGGTGCCTATTCGCGAGGAATTCACGCGGATTATCGGGCCGTCGCTGGGCGCCGATTCCGTGCGCGCGGGCGTGATCTCCTCGTTGACGGGCTTGCTGGCGGTGGCCATCGCGATTGCGGCGTACTACACATCGGCGGGCGTGATTGCGGTCATCTCGCTCGTGTTGAACGCCCTGTACATCGTGGCGCTGATGGCCTATTTCAACCTGACGCTGACACTGCCCGGCATCGCGGGCTTGATTCTGACCATCGGCATGGCCGTAGACTCCAACGTCCTCATTTATGAGCGTATCCGCGAGGAACTGCGGCGCGGTCATTCGCTCGCGGCCTCCGTCGAGGCGGGTTTCCGCCGTGCCGGCGTAACCATCCTCGACGCCAACGTTACAACGCTTCTTGCGGCGTTGATTCTGTATCAGTTCGGCACGGGCCCGGTGAAAGGCTTCTCGGTTGCGTTGAGCATCGGCGTGTGCACGACGGTGTTCTGCGCGCTGGTGGTCTGCCCGGCCATGTTCGATTTCATGCTTGGCCGGGGCTTGATGAAGAAGATCACCATGCTCAGCATGATCAAGCCGGACACGCGCATCCCGTTCATGAAGTACCGGGTTGCGAGCGCCGCAGTAAGCCTGGTCATTATCGCGATCGGGCTGGGCATGTTCTGGTATCGCGGCCAGGACAACTTCGGCGTCGACTTCACGCAGGGCTCGAACGTCGATTTGACCATTGTGGCGGACCGTGACATCGAGGCCGGCGAGGTGCGCGCCGCGCTCGACGCGGCGGGCTTCACCAGCCCGACCGTCCAGGAGTCTGGTCTGGCTACCGATTTCAACCGTTTCCTGATCCGCGTTGGCGACATCAGCGTAGCGCCTGCGGCAAGCCTGACCGAGTCTGCGGATGCGGAGGCGGCGCCGGCGGAAGCGACCCCCGCGGAAGCGGCGCCGGCGGAAGCACCCCCCGCGGAAGCGGCGCCGTCCGGTTCGAGTGAGGCGCAGGAGCCGGAGAGCAACCCCAATACGGGCGAGATTGTCGCGGAGACGGCCGCGACGGAGGTCCCGGCGGCGGAATTGGGCACGGTGGGCGAACGCATCCGGCTGGCTCTGGCACCGCTTGCGAAGGACGGGGCGTACGCCAATGTGAAGATGAACGGCAACGAACAAACCGTGGGGCCGGCAGTGGGGCGTCAGCTTCAGGTCGACGCGATCTGGGCCACGGTCGTTTCCTGGGTGTTCATGATCATCTACTTGTGGCTCCGGTTTGAGTTCCGGTTCGCGGTGGGCGCGGTGGCGGCGCTGGTGCACGACGTGCTGGTCACGGTCGGGTTCCTGGCATTGTCGGGCCGCGAGATTTCGATGACGGTCGTGGCGGCGATTCTGACGATTATCGGTTATTCCGTGAACGATACCATCGTGATATTCGACCGCGTCCGCGAGAATATGCAGCTCTACCGCGGCAAGGGGTACAAGTTCCTGGACCTCCTCGATGTCAGCGTCAACGAGACGCTGGCGCGTACGCTGCTCACTTCGTTGCT
- the yajC gene encoding preprotein translocase subunit YajC, protein MPPGGCAGGGWESLLPFILIFAVMWILLLWPKQKQEKERRRMLDNLQKGDEVVTIGGACGTVVSLGESHVVLRLDNNVTVKFLRSAVARVLPAEGEKKRD, encoded by the coding sequence ATGCCGCCCGGCGGTTGCGCCGGCGGCGGCTGGGAGTCGTTGCTGCCGTTCATTCTGATTTTCGCGGTCATGTGGATTTTGTTGCTGTGGCCGAAACAGAAGCAGGAAAAAGAACGGCGGCGCATGCTCGACAATCTGCAAAAGGGCGACGAGGTCGTGACTATCGGCGGGGCATGCGGCACGGTTGTCAGCCTGGGCGAAAGCCACGTGGTGCTGCGGCTGGACAACAACGTGACGGTCAAGTTTCTTCGGAGCGCCGTGGCACGCGTGCTCCCCGCAGAAGGTGAGAAAAAGCGAGATTGA
- a CDS encoding PilZ domain-containing protein — MPQERRKTIRREADRELHDRLQQSQQDADPRGELWSKEFRHKRRRVIRHDCRVQLSLEITHRPGHMDTWSSAQHPIKGRLLDLSAEGASVFTAQPLEIGQSVSLLVVLRDDRQLNTRGQVRWTKGIPQHNGYGSGIQFTQISAQDRKAILDYLKELDENIGL; from the coding sequence GTGCCGCAAGAACGACGCAAAACCATCCGGCGCGAAGCCGACCGCGAGTTGCACGACCGGCTCCAGCAATCCCAGCAGGACGCAGACCCGCGGGGCGAACTGTGGTCCAAGGAGTTCCGGCACAAGCGGCGCCGCGTGATCCGCCACGACTGCAGAGTCCAGCTCAGCCTCGAAATCACGCATCGGCCCGGCCACATGGATACCTGGAGCAGTGCCCAACACCCTATTAAGGGCCGCCTGCTTGACCTGAGCGCCGAGGGCGCCTCCGTGTTCACCGCCCAGCCGCTTGAGATCGGCCAGTCGGTCAGCCTGCTCGTCGTCCTCCGCGATGACCGGCAACTGAATACCCGCGGCCAGGTGCGCTGGACAAAGGGTATTCCTCAGCACAACGGGTACGGCTCGGGCATTCAGTTCACGCAGATCAGCGCACAGGACCGCAAGGCTATCCTGGATTACCTGAAGGAACTCGATGAGAACATCGGTCTGTGA
- a CDS encoding insulinase family protein, translating to MRPLPRHSLCLGFLLVLCAAAAHAGYVRVNPPNPNDPMNAAIFRLDNGLTVYLTENHETPRFYAEIAVRAGSVQDPAESTGLAHYLEHLLFKGSERLGTLDYASERVYLDYISDLYELLFREHHPQRRAALYAQINEASLRAAAYAVPNELDRLYNGMGATDLNAHTSDEETVYKVDLPANRLEHWAALESDRFAAPVFRLFQTELETVCEEVNRAFDNKHFMIHRAVERQLFKVHPYGQQPTIGLPEHIKNPSLRNIGGFFSTYYVPNNMAIFISGDINTDAAIAVIDRYFSAWQPAELPEKKTWQEAPISGREYVECTYEGEEYALLAFRTASRGHADAEALLVLDMILDNATAGLINLNLNQAQRVREAGSFPAQMNDHGAQYLWGVPKDGQTLEEVEQLLLEQLEIVKKGEFEDWILPAIINDFKKRIKGGVEDNAARVSMMRESFVGFEDWDHAVAQLERLERVTKEDVMRVAAAYFSGGYVAGYRKDAPHQSPLYDKPGLAAIEIDPNRESEFGGQIAAMPAAPIEPEFVNPETGYRKLEDPNGVMLYYAPNPLNDLFSLTISVDLGRRQDDRIGVAAALLEKAGTERLAPGALRKEWYRLGTDFAVVAGDDETMVSISGLDENFAPSLALLVECLRAPASDDATLEQLKQNILKSREDAQKQPDTLMRALFLYNRYGEQSPYLRRLPGPAVQALTLDELLGLVRGLLDYKRAVFYTGSLPLETVQAALADQCPAKAPLTDPPPYEFLRARTPEQTEICFFNKEMAQAHIRIEFGGVEFDEALTPSSQLFNEYFGGGMAGVVFQELREARALAYSAGARFSAGNRRGDQYLMAGGIETQADKTIEAVTAFVNLFDEMPVSQDRFTLAKDSLINLYRTGKAGFREVCGVVRAWERLGLTPDPRRERFQRIIESDMDDLMSFYRDHIGNKPKLISIVGDKSKIDMAGLGAIAPLTELTPERLFTP from the coding sequence ATGAGACCGTTGCCAAGACACAGCCTCTGCCTGGGGTTTCTGCTCGTTCTGTGTGCCGCGGCGGCGCACGCCGGCTATGTGCGTGTCAACCCGCCGAACCCGAACGACCCGATGAACGCCGCCATCTTCCGCCTGGACAACGGGCTGACGGTCTACCTGACGGAGAATCACGAGACGCCCCGGTTCTACGCGGAGATAGCCGTGCGCGCCGGGAGCGTGCAGGACCCCGCCGAGTCCACGGGCTTGGCGCATTATCTCGAACACCTGCTGTTCAAGGGTTCCGAGCGTCTGGGCACGCTGGACTATGCCAGCGAACGGGTCTATCTCGACTATATTTCAGACCTGTACGAACTGCTCTTCCGCGAGCATCACCCGCAGCGCCGCGCCGCCTTGTACGCGCAAATCAACGAGGCTTCCCTCCGAGCCGCCGCGTACGCCGTGCCCAACGAACTCGACCGGCTCTATAACGGCATGGGCGCCACGGACCTGAATGCCCACACGTCGGACGAGGAAACGGTATACAAAGTGGACCTGCCCGCGAACCGGCTCGAACACTGGGCCGCCCTCGAATCGGACCGGTTCGCGGCGCCCGTGTTCCGCCTGTTCCAGACGGAACTCGAAACGGTGTGCGAGGAGGTGAACCGCGCCTTCGACAACAAGCATTTCATGATCCACCGCGCGGTCGAGCGCCAGTTATTCAAGGTGCATCCCTACGGCCAGCAGCCGACCATCGGCCTGCCGGAGCACATCAAGAACCCCTCGCTCCGGAACATCGGCGGGTTTTTCTCTACGTACTACGTGCCGAACAACATGGCCATTTTCATCTCGGGCGACATCAACACCGACGCGGCTATCGCGGTGATCGACCGTTATTTCTCAGCCTGGCAGCCCGCCGAATTGCCCGAAAAAAAGACCTGGCAGGAAGCCCCGATCTCCGGCCGCGAGTACGTCGAGTGTACTTACGAAGGCGAGGAATACGCGTTGCTGGCCTTCCGGACCGCGTCCCGCGGCCACGCCGACGCCGAGGCGCTGCTCGTGCTGGACATGATCCTCGACAACGCCACGGCGGGGCTGATCAACCTGAACCTGAACCAGGCGCAGCGCGTGCGCGAAGCCGGTTCTTTTCCCGCGCAAATGAACGACCACGGCGCCCAATATCTCTGGGGTGTCCCGAAAGACGGGCAAACCCTCGAAGAAGTCGAGCAACTACTGCTCGAACAGCTCGAGATCGTCAAGAAAGGCGAATTCGAGGACTGGATTCTTCCCGCAATCATCAACGACTTCAAGAAACGGATTAAAGGCGGCGTCGAGGACAACGCGGCGCGCGTCAGCATGATGCGCGAATCGTTCGTCGGCTTCGAGGACTGGGACCACGCCGTGGCCCAGCTCGAACGGCTCGAGCGGGTCACGAAGGAAGACGTCATGCGCGTCGCGGCGGCGTATTTCTCGGGCGGTTACGTGGCCGGTTACCGCAAGGACGCGCCGCACCAATCGCCGCTGTATGACAAGCCCGGCCTCGCCGCGATTGAAATCGACCCGAACCGCGAATCGGAGTTTGGCGGGCAGATTGCCGCCATGCCCGCCGCGCCGATCGAGCCGGAATTCGTCAATCCCGAGACCGGCTACCGGAAGCTCGAAGACCCGAACGGCGTAATGCTCTATTATGCGCCAAATCCGCTGAACGACCTCTTCTCGCTCACAATCTCCGTCGACCTCGGGCGCCGTCAGGACGACCGCATCGGCGTCGCCGCGGCGCTGCTCGAGAAAGCGGGCACTGAGCGGCTCGCGCCCGGCGCGTTGCGCAAGGAATGGTACCGGCTCGGCACCGATTTCGCCGTTGTCGCGGGCGACGACGAGACGATGGTGTCCATCTCGGGGCTGGACGAGAATTTCGCGCCTTCGCTGGCCTTGCTCGTCGAGTGCCTGCGCGCGCCGGCGTCGGACGACGCCACGCTGGAGCAACTGAAGCAGAACATCCTGAAATCGCGCGAGGACGCCCAGAAACAACCCGACACGCTGATGCGGGCGCTGTTCTTGTATAACCGTTACGGCGAACAGTCGCCTTACTTGCGCAGACTGCCGGGGCCCGCGGTACAGGCCCTGACGCTGGACGAACTGCTCGGGCTCGTGCGCGGCTTGCTGGATTACAAGCGCGCCGTCTTTTACACCGGGTCCTTGCCGCTCGAAACGGTCCAGGCCGCGCTGGCGGATCAGTGCCCTGCAAAGGCACCGCTCACGGACCCGCCCCCTTACGAATTCCTCCGCGCCCGGACGCCGGAACAGACCGAAATCTGCTTCTTTAACAAGGAAATGGCCCAGGCGCATATCCGTATCGAATTCGGCGGCGTGGAATTTGACGAGGCGCTCACGCCCTCCTCGCAACTGTTCAACGAATACTTCGGCGGCGGCATGGCGGGCGTCGTGTTCCAGGAATTGCGCGAAGCGCGCGCGCTCGCCTATTCCGCGGGCGCGCGTTTCAGCGCAGGCAACCGCCGCGGCGATCAGTACCTCATGGCGGGCGGCATCGAAACCCAAGCAGACAAGACCATCGAGGCCGTCACGGCCTTTGTGAACCTCTTTGACGAGATGCCCGTGTCGCAGGACCGCTTCACGCTCGCCAAGGATTCCCTGATCAATCTGTACCGGACGGGCAAGGCCGGTTTTCGCGAGGTGTGCGGCGTTGTCCGGGCGTGGGAGCGGCTCGGCCTGACGCCGGACCCGCGCCGGGAGCGGTTCCAGCGTATTATCGAAAGCGATATGGACGACCTGATGTCCTTCTACCGGGACCATATCGGGAACAAGCCCAAATTAATCTCGATTGTGGGCGACAAGTCGAAAATCGACATGGCCGGGCTCGGCGCCATTGCGCCCTTGACCGAGTTGACGCCGGAACGGCTCTTCACGCCATAA
- the tgt gene encoding tRNA guanosine(34) transglycosylase Tgt yields MWNPVFDIEASDAECAARAGRLVLPHGVVETPQFMPVGTQASVKSLSGEDLEALGATIMLCNAYHLYLRPGTEVLDAVGGVHRFMSWDRPVLTDSGGFQVFSLAALNKVTPEGVSFQSHINGSRHMLTPEKAVEVQMSIGADIIMCFDECTRYPVTRDEAAASMRMTLEWAARCKRRWEAGGGPDQALFGIVQGSVFEDLRRESAEATVALGFPGYAIGGVSVGEDKPLMQQAVAWTAPLLPEDRPRYLMGVGPPEDMLDAIEQGVDLFDCVMPTRNARNGTLFTEQGKINIRNARYVRDFGPIDPACGCPVCRKYSRAYLSHLYRAGEISALRLNTLHNLAFMLHFTARVRQAIRAGRFREFKRTFLRAYSV; encoded by the coding sequence ATGTGGAATCCTGTATTCGATATCGAGGCGAGCGACGCGGAGTGCGCGGCGCGCGCGGGGCGGCTTGTGCTGCCGCACGGGGTCGTGGAGACACCCCAGTTCATGCCGGTGGGCACGCAGGCGTCGGTCAAATCGCTGAGCGGCGAGGATCTCGAGGCGCTGGGCGCGACGATCATGCTCTGCAACGCGTACCATCTCTATTTGAGGCCCGGCACGGAGGTGCTCGACGCCGTGGGCGGGGTACACCGCTTCATGAGCTGGGACCGGCCCGTGCTGACGGATTCCGGCGGGTTTCAGGTCTTCAGCCTGGCGGCGCTCAACAAGGTGACGCCCGAAGGGGTGTCGTTCCAGAGCCACATCAACGGTTCGCGCCACATGCTGACGCCCGAAAAGGCCGTGGAAGTGCAGATGAGCATCGGCGCGGACATCATCATGTGCTTCGACGAGTGTACGCGCTACCCGGTGACTCGCGACGAGGCCGCGGCATCGATGCGTATGACGCTCGAGTGGGCCGCGCGCTGCAAGCGGCGCTGGGAGGCGGGCGGGGGGCCGGACCAGGCGCTCTTCGGTATCGTACAAGGCAGCGTCTTCGAAGATTTGCGCCGCGAGAGCGCGGAGGCGACGGTGGCGCTCGGCTTTCCCGGTTACGCCATCGGCGGGGTGAGCGTGGGCGAGGACAAGCCGCTGATGCAGCAGGCCGTTGCGTGGACCGCGCCACTGCTTCCAGAAGACCGGCCCCGTTACCTGATGGGCGTGGGGCCGCCGGAGGACATGCTGGACGCCATCGAACAGGGCGTCGACTTGTTTGACTGCGTGATGCCGACGCGCAACGCGCGCAACGGCACCCTGTTCACGGAGCAGGGGAAGATCAACATCCGGAACGCGCGTTATGTGCGCGATTTCGGGCCGATCGACCCGGCTTGCGGCTGCCCGGTCTGCCGCAAGTATTCGCGCGCGTATCTGAGTCATCTGTACCGGGCGGGCGAGATCAGCGCGTTGCGGCTCAATACTTTACACAACCTCGCGTTTATGCTACACTTCACTGCTCGTGTCCGGCAGGCTATTCGCGCAGGCCGGTTCCGGGAATTCAAACGGACCTTTCTCCGGGCGTATTCCGTGTAA
- the yhbY gene encoding ribosome assembly RNA-binding protein YhbY, with translation MITELTGSQRKYLRAAAHHLNPLVLVGKLGMTDALVRAAAEALDAHELVKVRFLDFKDRKREWTEELARRTGAHIVGSVGHIYILYRQNPEEEKRVITLPGA, from the coding sequence ATGATTACCGAGTTGACCGGCTCTCAGCGCAAATACCTGCGCGCCGCGGCGCACCATTTGAATCCGCTGGTCCTGGTGGGCAAACTGGGCATGACCGACGCGCTGGTCCGCGCGGCCGCGGAGGCGCTCGACGCCCACGAATTGGTCAAGGTCCGGTTCTTGGACTTCAAAGACCGGAAACGCGAATGGACGGAAGAACTTGCGCGGCGCACGGGCGCGCATATCGTGGGTTCGGTCGGGCATATCTATATTCTGTACCGTCAGAATCCGGAAGAAGAGAAGCGCGTGATTACCCTGCCGGGCGCCTGA